From the Roseofilum capinflatum BLCC-M114 genome, the window AATGGAGTTCTTCTTTATCTTGTTTACCCCCCAGTTGAGTTAACCATTGTTCAATTTGGGGGAGGGGATGGTTGTATAGGGGAGTGTCGGGAGTAGGAAGGGACATAGATGGAAAAGAAGATCGAGAAGATAAATTTAGGGGGATGGGGGTAGGGATAGGGTGGGTGAAATCAGTTCGGGATGCAGCCAGGCGATCGCGATCGCCAATCCTAAACATATCACAAAGGTCAGTCCCAGAATAAACAGGGCAAAGAGTTCCCCGGCAGACAGGGGGCGATCGGTCGAATCGAGATAAGCTGAAGAACGATACTCCTTTGGGGAGTTCCCGGAGCGCAAATCCACAGGAGGACGCACTACATAGAACCGAGAATAACCCATGGCGCGATCGTAGATGCCTCGACGCTCTGGATTACTTAAGACTGCATAGGCTTCATTGAGATCGTGAAAGCGCTGGGTTGCCACATCCGGATCTAGCTCCGTTGTATCCGGATGATAGCGCTTACTCAGCTCTCGATAGGCGCGGCGAATCTCCAACGCAGAAGCCAAAGGATGAACCCCTAATCGGACATAGTGAGTGGATGAAAGCGTCTGTTGACGCTGATCGGAAGAACTCGAAGAAGGATGATTCACGGATGAGCGTTTAGGTCACAACACTGAAGAACTTTAATGGATTTTAAGGGATTTTAGAGGGTGATGAAAGCGAGAGGAGATAATTTTACCCGATAGGATCGCCAGGGAACTTTGACGACTCTTAATCGTCTGCTCTAGGCTATTATCCAGGATATTCACAATGCCACTTGACCCCAATTATGGTAACTACAATTGTTTCGTGGGTTAGACAACTGAGAACATCGGGGCGCTTGTCTCGGTGGATATGGGTATTTTTAGCCACGGTCAGTTTAACGATTCTTGCCCAACCGTCTTTACCCCCCAGTATTGCCCAGAATGCTCGGATTACGGAAGCAACGATCGCCGAAATTGTGGGTAGACAAGTCTTAATTAATCGTCGTCTCGTGGGTCAAAATGACAAAGCCAGATTAGGGGAACGGATTCAAACCACGGGAGCGAGAGTAGAACTTAAATTGAATACCGGGGCGATCGCCCGTTTGGGAACCGATTCCGCTCTGATTCTGGGGAGTCAATGCTTACAACTGCAACAGGGACAGGTATTAGTCAGTGGAGCGAGTAGTGCTTGTACTCCCAACGTTGACTCCAACGTTCGGGAAGCCACTTATTTACTCGAACGATTGGACAATAACCAAACCCACTATGCCGTTTTAGAAGGAGAACTGGAAATCAGCAATCCTGAACTCCCCAATTTAGCCCCAGTTTCCGTCCAGCAAGGACAAGACATCATCATTGAATCCGACGGTCGTTTTAATCTCGTTCAGCCCCTCTCCTCTAGGGATTATGCCGAGATTCTCAACGGAGAATTAATGCGAGATTTTTCTAAGCCTTTACCCAACCTGATTGCCATTAAAGAAACCTTTGAAACCCTATATCCTAATCGCCTCTTTCCCTCCTATCTCTCTCAACGAATTGTCGAGCGATCGATCCGTTGTCCCGCTAATTTCGTCGCCACTGCTGCACCCGTAGAAACCCAACAAGATTGGACAACTCAACTCAAGTTATCTCGCCTCACCTCAGCCAGACAAGGGGGATTACTGATTCAACTGAACATTTTAGATAAACCCCTGACTCGATATGCCAATGCCGTTTATCAGGTTTATGCTTTGCAGGAACAGGATTGGGTTCCTTTGTACACCAGCACAGGAGCCAGATTAATTGAGAATCAGAATGGTAATTTGCTCCCCATGTCCGAAACCATTCCGATTGAATCTCTGCGCCTGCAAGCATTAGGAGAAGAGGTCAATATCGAGAACTTGGAGTTAAAAGCCGTGGTAAAAATTCGCTATGATTTATCCAGAGAAGAACGGGATATAGCCTTAGAAGTTGAACAAATCCAGGCTTATCCAGATATTCCCATTAGTCATTGTTTGCCCTAGTGATACAGCGCTTTGCGCTGTAACGGAGTACAGTCTCATTGAGATCAGTCATTGCGAATGGAATGAAGTGGAATGAAGCAATCGCAAAATCCCCCAATCTTGGCGTTTCGGCTGTCGCCGACATGAAAGCGAAGCTTGCGTGAAACGCGAATGCTTCCCTGCGGTCGCAATGACAACTCACAACAGGGCCTGATAACATTGATAATTGCGATCGTCCCAACAGACAACAATCACTTGCTCGATTGAGGGGTGTTGTTGCAACACTTTGCTAATCGTGCGTAGGGCGATGGAGGCTGCCCAGTCTGGGGGACATCCTAACGCACCCGTGGCAATGGAAGGAAAAGAGACGGTTTTTAATCCCTTTTGCAAGGCTAAATTAAGGGCATTCCGGTAACAGTTGGTGAGCTGTTCTTCTTCCTTCGCACGTCCCTCTTGCCAACCGGGGCCGACGGTGTGAATCACATATTGGGCAGGCAGATTAAAGGCGGGGGTAATTTTGGCTTCGCCTACATCACAGGTCACCAGGGCGTTGCAGGCTTGGCGTAATTCTGGGCCGGCGGCTCGGTGAATGGCGGCATCGACTCCAAATGTGCCGCTCATCAGGGGATTGGTGGCATTAACGATCGCCTCAACCCCAATCTGAGTAATGTCTCCTTTGACGACTTTAATCCGATCGCCCATCTGTTGCCAAAGTTTTGCCCCCTGTCCTGACTGGGGAACCGGTGAGGGAGATCCGACCCTCTTTTGACGCTCTTGTTGATATTCACCATAACGGGATTGTCCCCATCCGCGACTGCGACTATGGGATTCAAAATGACCGCGTTTACTAAATTGCTCGTATTCCCGCCGTTTCAGGTTGGTACTCAAAGACTCCAGGGCGTTTGATTCCTGACTCATGGCTGGGGAAGCAGGAGCAGATTGAATCACTTCCATGCCTTTGGCGATGGTTTGTTCGGCTAGGTCATACTGCCCCAGTCGGGCTTGCTCGGCGGCTTCTTTTTTAGCACGGGAGGCCAGCAGAGCGGCTACTTCTTGCTGCACTTCTGGGTTAAAGAGAAATTCGCTTAAGCTTTGCCGGTTCACCCAGGGTAAGGTCAGGGATTGATTGAGCTGTTGCCGTTGACCGGTTTCCACATCATCCCAGGCTAGATTCAGGGTGAGGATAGATGGCAGGGTTTGGGCCGGAATGTGTAGCCGTAGGGCAACGGTAAAGGGATTGCCAGCAATCAGGTTAGGCAGTTGATACTCACCATTGGGGAGGGTGGTAAAGTCGTTGAAGACATCGAGCAGTTGCACGGGATGGGGCAGGGTGAAGCCTAAACTGACGTTTTTGCCCTGAGTCGCCATCAAGCCTTGCAATTCCATGGCGAAAATGTCGGGGAGTTGGTCGGGACTTTCGATGTAGTAGTAGTTGCCATCGCCACTGGCGGCGATCGCCTCTAACAGGGTTTCATTATAGTCATCGCCCACGCCCATCGTCGTTGTACTGACTCCCCTCTGGGCGAGTCCATGGACATCGGCGGCGATCGCATCCGGGTTGGTTTCCCCCACATTAGCAATACCGTCTGATAGCAAAATTATCCGGTTGAGGGAATCCGGTTTGAGATGTTGGCTCACCTGTACCCCTCCTTCTATCCAACCGGCATGAAGGGCGGTTCCGCCCCCAGCTTGAATCTGTTGGATTTGTTGCAGGATATAGCGTTTATTCTGTAGGAGTTGACTGGGAACGGGGGTTTTAATGCGGCTCTCAAAGGTGACCACACTGACGCGATCGCTCGGCAATAAGGCATTTACGGCATAGGCAGCCGCTTGTTTGGTGAAGGTAATTTTGTTCCGGTCTGCCATGGAACCCGACCGATCTAGCACCAAGCTGAGATTAATGGGTGGCCGTTCCTGGGTCACCTGGGGGGCAGGGGGTGTAATCCGGATTAAAACATCGAGGGTGGTGGGAATTTCCGTGCATACAGCCCCACGGAGAGGGATAAATTCGATCGCAGGTTGCATAAAGACTTCCTCCAATGCAATTAAGAAGAATGCAGAGCTAAGAGCGCCTGGAGAATGGCTTGCACCAGGTTTTTCTGCTCTTGGGGACTGGTGGGTAGGGTGACATCCGATCGCAGATGGATTTCTAAACCCGGTAAGATTTCTAGGTGTTTCCAGTCTTCTGGGGTGGGTTGTGTTGCCTCGGAAACTAGGGGACGTTTCTGGTGTTTGCCCGGAGAACCGATGCTTCGTTGGGGAGCAGGGGGGGCTTCGGGCGATCGCTGTTTCACTTGTTCGAGAAACGCTAAAGCCGGATTCGCCGGTTCTAAGGCCAGTTGCACCCCTCCCTGTAGCAGGGACTCTAACTCAGTATCGGTTTTTGCCACCACAAAGGATTGCAGGGCGCTCGTGCCGAATCCCTCACTGAGTAATCGTCTGATTAACAACATCTGTAACAGATGACGGTAAGTATAACGGGCCTCCCTCCCCTGTTTGAGTGGCTCATCGAGCAACCCCTGACTGGCATAATGGCGGACTAAACGAGGGTTGACCTCTTCACGCGATCGCCGGGAGTGGGCTTGCCGATCCGGTAAAAATTGAGGCAACAACTCATTTAACACCTGGGCAAATTCCTCCAGAGACCAGAGGGGCTGCTCTTGTGAAAGCTGTTGCAATGTTTTCATAGTTCGAGTCTAACAATTACAATCAAAAGTGTCAATAACAAAAATATATGTCAGCTTAATCAAAGCGGTAAAACTCGTAACTGTCCTGAAAGGGGATATCCTGAAAAACGTGATGGATGATTTGGCGATCGCACAACAATTGCCCTAACTGCACCGCTTGCGGTTGTTTCAACTTCAGTGCTTTCATCCACCAATCGACCGCTTCAGCAGCCACAAACACACCGGGATAGAAATTCCCTCGATACCATCGATCCTTAATCTCTACCCCTTCTTCCCCTTGCATGTTCTCGATCAGATCCTCCAATGCTGTATCGGTCAACTCTAAAGGGGGGCTGTTCTGCGGCTCAGGTTTGGCTTCTGTGCCTTTTTGCAACTGCTGTAGCATCTCGTCGATATGGGTCGATCGCAGATGTAAATCCCGTTGAGGATAGGGAATCTCCAAATTATAGTAGCGCAGGGCTTTTTCTAAGCGAAAATAGAGGTCACTTTTGAGCTGAAATTGTTGGCGCGGTTCCCTGATCCATACCAATAGCTCAAAATCCAAAGAACTATCCCCAAACCCCTTAAATAACACCTGGGGAACCGGCTCAACCATGACATCGGGATGGGACTGAGCCGTATTTAAAAGGACAGAGCGCACCTGTTCTGGGTTGCAATTGTAGGAGACTCCCACGGGCAAACGCAACCGCGACACTGGGTTACTATGGCTCCAGTTAATCACCTCTGTTTCCAAAAACCGGGAATTGGGCACAATAATGGAAATTTGATCCAAGGTTAAAATCTGGGTACTGCGAGCGCCTACCTGTTCCACGGTTCCCATTAAATTTGCCACCTCAACAAAATCTCCGGCTTGCACATGGCGCTCGAAGGTAATAATCAAGCCACTGATTAAATTATTGGCAATATTTTGCAGTCCAAACCCAATCCCTACCCCCAACACACTGGCGATAATGGTTAAAGAGCTAACATCTAATCCCCAAATTTGTAAGATAATCAACAGCCCTAGAAACATGAGTAGGGATTGCACCAGCACCCCTAATACATCTTGCACGGCGCGATCGGTACTGGTAAAGGCAAGGACACGGATTCGGAAGAGGCGAGTGAGCGATCGCACCCCAAACCATAACCCCACCGTCAACCCAATTAAGGTCAGCAGATCTAACAGGGAATAGCTATTCTCATTGAGGGTAAAAACGGGGTCGGTTAAACTCTCTAGAATCAGATCGAAAAACCAATAGCGCGATCGCCGCAACAGGGGAAACAGATCGGTAACATAATATCCAACGGCCCACCACAACCCGAACAACATCCCAAAACGGACTAACTTAATTAACCGATGCAGTAATTTATCCGGGATTTGCAAGCGCCCAAACTGCCATCTCCCAGAGTCCATCCATATTCTTAGCCGACGCTCTCCCCACTGCACCCCCTTATTGACTCCTATATGAAGGCCAAGGGCCACAAACAACACCCCCAGCATCACCAATACTGCTTGGCGCAGATACTCAGCCGTGCGCTCATACTGGGCTGTCTCAATTCCGCTTAAAATTAGAGCCGCATAGCGTCGCGCTTGAGATTCTGTGGTGCGCTCCCCCCGCACATCCACAGGAGTCACGGTTAACAAATAGGAATTGTCAAAACTTAAAATTGATTGCTCATTATCCGGATCGATCGAGTATTGGGGAAGGGGTGAACCGGGTCTTAAATGGGATTGCAGCACTTGTTCGAGCTTGGTATTAATTACCTCCGCTCTCTCAGGAGCTGGAAAGCCCACAATCCCCCTAACTTCAAATAAAACCTTACCATCCATTTCCACAGTTGCCCGATTCTCAATGGGGCTAAAGGGAGAGCGTCCCCAACTTGGATGAGCGACTAGGGTTAACAGACACACCAACAGAGTCACCAGTATCCAACGCCACCT encodes:
- a CDS encoding mechanosensitive ion channel domain-containing protein is translated as MIKLRWRWILVTLLVCLLTLVAHPSWGRSPFSPIENRATVEMDGKVLFEVRGIVGFPAPERAEVINTKLEQVLQSHLRPGSPLPQYSIDPDNEQSILSFDNSYLLTVTPVDVRGERTTESQARRYAALILSGIETAQYERTAEYLRQAVLVMLGVLFVALGLHIGVNKGVQWGERRLRIWMDSGRWQFGRLQIPDKLLHRLIKLVRFGMLFGLWWAVGYYVTDLFPLLRRSRYWFFDLILESLTDPVFTLNENSYSLLDLLTLIGLTVGLWFGVRSLTRLFRIRVLAFTSTDRAVQDVLGVLVQSLLMFLGLLIILQIWGLDVSSLTIIASVLGVGIGFGLQNIANNLISGLIITFERHVQAGDFVEVANLMGTVEQVGARSTQILTLDQISIIVPNSRFLETEVINWSHSNPVSRLRLPVGVSYNCNPEQVRSVLLNTAQSHPDVMVEPVPQVLFKGFGDSSLDFELLVWIREPRQQFQLKSDLYFRLEKALRYYNLEIPYPQRDLHLRSTHIDEMLQQLQKGTEAKPEPQNSPPLELTDTALEDLIENMQGEEGVEIKDRWYRGNFYPGVFVAAEAVDWWMKALKLKQPQAVQLGQLLCDRQIIHHVFQDIPFQDSYEFYRFD
- a CDS encoding MerR family transcriptional regulator, with the protein product MKTLQQLSQEQPLWSLEEFAQVLNELLPQFLPDRQAHSRRSREEVNPRLVRHYASQGLLDEPLKQGREARYTYRHLLQMLLIRRLLSEGFGTSALQSFVVAKTDTELESLLQGGVQLALEPANPALAFLEQVKQRSPEAPPAPQRSIGSPGKHQKRPLVSEATQPTPEDWKHLEILPGLEIHLRSDVTLPTSPQEQKNLVQAILQALLALHSS
- a CDS encoding macro domain-containing protein, with product MQPAIEFIPLRGAVCTEIPTTLDVLIRITPPAPQVTQERPPINLSLVLDRSGSMADRNKITFTKQAAAYAVNALLPSDRVSVVTFESRIKTPVPSQLLQNKRYILQQIQQIQAGGGTALHAGWIEGGVQVSQHLKPDSLNRIILLSDGIANVGETNPDAIAADVHGLAQRGVSTTTMGVGDDYNETLLEAIAASGDGNYYYIESPDQLPDIFAMELQGLMATQGKNVSLGFTLPHPVQLLDVFNDFTTLPNGEYQLPNLIAGNPFTVALRLHIPAQTLPSILTLNLAWDDVETGQRQQLNQSLTLPWVNRQSLSEFLFNPEVQQEVAALLASRAKKEAAEQARLGQYDLAEQTIAKGMEVIQSAPASPAMSQESNALESLSTNLKRREYEQFSKRGHFESHSRSRGWGQSRYGEYQQERQKRVGSPSPVPQSGQGAKLWQQMGDRIKVVKGDITQIGVEAIVNATNPLMSGTFGVDAAIHRAAGPELRQACNALVTCDVGEAKITPAFNLPAQYVIHTVGPGWQEGRAKEEEQLTNCYRNALNLALQKGLKTVSFPSIATGALGCPPDWAASIALRTISKVLQQHPSIEQVIVVCWDDRNYQCYQALL
- a CDS encoding J domain-containing protein; this translates as MNHPSSSSSDQRQQTLSSTHYVRLGVHPLASALEIRRAYRELSKRYHPDTTELDPDVATQRFHDLNEAYAVLSNPERRGIYDRAMGYSRFYVVRPPVDLRSGNSPKEYRSSAYLDSTDRPLSAGELFALFILGLTFVICLGLAIAIAWLHPELISPTLSLPPSP